Proteins encoded within one genomic window of Lysinibacillus sphaericus:
- a CDS encoding MgtC/SapB family protein: METLLENMITYEVGIKLVIAATLSLVIGIERELKKKPVGLKTSLVIATFSCLLTIISIETAYSTPPRGDINITMDPLRLAAQVVSGIGFLGAGVILRRGNDSISGLTTAAMIWGAAGIGIAVGAGFYMDATLAVIIIVFGIEVLSPFLMKIGPKRIRMREVSLKVQIDNDDHTESFLLFLKENNIVIENIRIKDIPMANNQVLHELDFRLSLIVSDNLLSFYRSLRTLPYIEKIEMEILN; the protein is encoded by the coding sequence TTGGAAACATTATTGGAGAATATGATTACATATGAAGTTGGAATAAAATTAGTGATTGCAGCCACATTAAGTTTAGTAATCGGTATTGAAAGGGAATTAAAAAAGAAACCTGTTGGATTAAAAACAAGTTTAGTGATTGCTACATTTAGTTGCTTACTAACTATTATTTCTATCGAGACTGCATACTCAACACCTCCAAGGGGAGATATAAACATTACGATGGATCCCCTTCGTTTAGCAGCACAAGTAGTTAGTGGCATCGGATTTCTTGGGGCAGGTGTCATTTTAAGACGCGGTAATGATAGCATTTCTGGTTTAACGACTGCAGCTATGATCTGGGGAGCTGCTGGCATTGGGATTGCTGTTGGCGCAGGCTTTTATATGGATGCAACACTAGCTGTTATTATCATTGTTTTTGGCATCGAAGTGTTATCTCCTTTTCTTATGAAAATTGGACCAAAACGAATTCGGATGCGAGAAGTATCATTAAAGGTTCAGATTGATAATGATGACCATACAGAATCATTTCTTCTTTTTTTAAAGGAAAACAACATTGTAATTGAAAATATTCGTATTAAAGATATACCAATGGCGAATAATCAAGTATTACACGAATTAGATTTCCGTTTATCGTTAATTGTCTCAGATAACTTACTGTCGTTTTATCGT